The sequence below is a genomic window from Coregonus clupeaformis isolate EN_2021a unplaced genomic scaffold, ASM2061545v1 scaf3159, whole genome shotgun sequence.
ACTCAAAATCAGTGTAAAATGTACTCTTTGGTCAGTGTAAAACTTTTAGAGTTAATTCTACTCCATATTGTGTAAAAAATAACAATGAAATGTGTCAAAATATTTAACACTGTAGTTTAATCACACTGTTGAGAGTAATATGATTACACTGTATAGAGTTAAGTCAACTACAATTTTACTTTAAAAAATGACACTTTAAAGTGTAATGATATTTACTTTTCATTTCTCTacagtgtttttttatttttatttaaatcaTATGATGTAGTGTTACTGAATTATAGAAATATCAATACtatcaaataaaacaaagcacAATAATACAAGATGAGAGCacccacatttattgaaaaaaaagtataatttcaaTGTCCGTGAATTTACATTGTACACCCATTGCCTTGTCTATGACAGAAGTATAACATCATAAAAATGTTCACCAGAGAAAGCAATATGGCACAACAAGGAGAGCTGTGTCATTTCCTCCATATGACCTTTGTATGTCAAAAGGTCTAGGGTAGTGCAGGTTGTCGACATGAAAAAAAACTAAATCATGCTTTGATCTGATCACCTCATATGCATGGAAATGTTCTTGAAAAGTTACTGTAACTAAAGGCACTGTGAGTAGTAACAGTTTTTCACACATTATCAGAACTGACTCAATCTGATAAAACAAGGGCACTTCAGAGTCAACTTCGCCACAGATAACCAAGTGTGGGCGATAAACATACCCATTATGTTTAGCCCAATTAACCTTCATAACCTGAATGCTACTGGGCACTTGCATTGCCAAAGCAATTTCAGAACCTCCTTTTACCATATTTAAAGCCACCATTTTTCCTGGACCAATATCTAACCGACTAAAAGTTGTTGATCTTCGCCAACTATATGCCATATGATTCTGATGCTTTTTTGCCAGCGTTTTGGTAATATTTTTAAACGATTTAAGCtgttttttgaaaaaattatGTTTGCCTTCATACCTCATACACCAACTATGAAGTACAGGCCCTATTTTCTGGATGCAGCGGGGATAGTGGATAAGAAAATGGTGCTTTGGTAAAAGTTTTTTCTGAGGATACAACTTCTTAAACAGTGTATGGTGATCAACAATCAAATGTTTTAAATATACACATAGACCTTGAGATAACATGGGCGAGAATATAATGTTAATTATTTGCAATAATAAAAGAAGCAGGCCCCAGTGTTGGTCAGTAGAAGTTACCAAATCTCCAAAGATAAGAGGAACATTCCTAAGTAAGCACCAGGACTGAATTGCATTCAGTCCCAGATCATTAGATCCTTCACTTAAATTAACAGTCACAGGCCTGTTATTTCTCTCTGTGAAACCATAATCAAAACTTTGTATTCTTGAATGTATTTCTCCTGATGTAACATGTTTTTCATTCAAATACAGAAATAATAACTTCAATTCGTACTGGCCAACCCCTTCTAACACATCATGCATCACATCAACTGAGAAGTTCTCAGTTGTGTGAAAATACCTCAATGAATTTAATATGCATGACCTTTTCACACCAAAAACATACGGAAGGGATGGATTACAAGCCATTTCTTGACAGTGAGCAGTATGCATATCTTTGGTGCTTAAAACTATTTTGGAAGAATCTTCAGAGAATTCTGTTTGAAAGTCCTCCTTTTCTGCTAAACAGAACCTGCAACAGTACCTTGCACTGAAAGACTCCACCAGACCAAACAAACTATGCAAACCCAAATTATCACCTGTTACCTGTACTACAGTGCCACGTACATAACCACTGTATAATGGAATCTCAATACCATCGCTCTCTAACACTTTAATGTCTCGAACAATGGGAGCAAAAATTTCACTAAAACCATATCGTTTAACATCTTGAGTATGAAATAAGGCGCACAGGTGTATGTTAGTCCAAAAAGAATTCCATTTTGGAGAGAAGTTTCTTAAAGTAAAATATACTCCACCCAATTTATGAATACCTCGCTTGGAACCCAATGGGTTGGCGACCTCAAAATCATCATAGAACATCTGGACCTGTATTGTCTGCTTCTCAGTTGAGAACAGGGGGTGACTTTTAAAAAAGATCCATCACAAATATCTCTCAGTCTAGAGTTGCTGGTAGCTGAGCTTTGCAACATTTCTGCAAAATACTGacttttaaatattgactgcAGTGTAGATAAAATTGGAATATACATGAATTTATCTTGAACTACTACCTGATCATATGTTCCAGTCTTTTTATTTCGTCTTGTGTCAAATCTTGAACCAATCACACATTCAACTGGTTCTACTATTTCCCACTTGGCAGTCATAAATTTTGATCGCTTGTATTCCGAATTTAGAACTGTGAAAGGATTCTCTAACCCCTCAAAACACGCCTCAACTttcttgcacatttctgtttCTCTTTCATTACTAAATACATGCTTTATCACTGTTTCTTTAGCATGCTGATGAATATCTTGAACAATCTCTTCCATGGAAATCACTACAGTATTTACTGTACTTTGACCAACACCTGCTGCCTTTAGATCAGAAATAACAGCTGCACAACTATTTACAATGTATGGCGAAGATAACTCTGACTCAGCCTCTAAACATTCAGTCGACACTTCAacatgagaaatattactggtgTTGACGGTACTTTGAGGGTCTGAAAGATCATCTTCTATAGAATCTACTAAACTTTCTCCGTGGCACTTGTTAAGATGTTTTCTAAAACCAGAAAAGCTACCAAAAGAACGTGAGCATCCTTCTTGACCACATTTCAGAAAAAGAGTCCTGCCTGTACATAGCCCATGAATTATCTTAAGGTGCTTAACAAGGTTGTTTGGACTTCCATGGTCACTTTTGCAAAGAAAACACTTCATAGTTTTATCTCAACTAACGCACCATTCTTGCTCGCAACTCAGCAACTCTAGGAGTCTCCTTTGTTTCCCCCATGTCGATGTTTTAGATGGTTGTTTGCACAAAAGTGAAAAAGCTGCTCAAGGAAGAACTGTATGACGTACCAAATACGTAATGGGCTTTAAAGACTTCGTCAAAAGCTCCTACTGAACCTGTTGCCTTGCATGGAAGAGCATGCTTGTCAACCACAATGAAGTAGGAGTGAATGCTGCTCTGTGTGGATCCCTGGGCGAGAAGGTAGGGGCTGACTGCTTTGGGTGATGTTGTCAAGATGCTGCTGCACACTGGTTCCAACctacaaaaaaaacacattcaaCAGAATTGTTTTGGTGACTAACCTCTGACAATAGATAAGATCACCTCAAACTGTGCACAAGATTGAGATGAtggaatatatattttaaacaacTGTTAAGCATACCTTTTGAAATCTGATGAGCTGATCTACAGCTTGATATGCAGACATCTTTCCCGGCCTCTTTCTACCTTGTGCAGATGGTGGTAGCAAATGTAGCAGCAGCAAGATTGCAGACATGTCACTGTCCCAGCCTACAAATAAGCAAATAAAAACCTGGTTAACATTGTGCCGTAGCATAACATTCTTATTCACAACTTGCACCATTATGGACATATAATGCACACCTACATTATCCACATAAAAAGTAAAACAGTTCATTCATACCATTCTCAACTTCAGCAGCTGACTCAGCATTGCGCATCAAATCCAAGAGTTCTGTGGTGGATACAAGTCCATggctttcctttattacttttgcTTTGAAAGTGGTTGGCCACTTCTCCAAGAATTTGTTGGCTGTGGCCTCACCAAACAGAAGTCTGAAATCTTGTTCTATCTGCAatgtaacacacaaagacagaaataATGAGTGTTACCTTATTCTTCATTGGATATTTttggtgatgcagtgaattaagtTGTCATACCAGTCCTGGTGTGTCCAGAAATCTTGGGAAGACCGAGAAGACATCTGATGATTTGGCTTCATCGTTGACCATTGCTTGCCGATATATGAAGGTCATTTTCATCTTCTCACGGACAGTGTTTTCATCAGCAGAGTGTCTCAAAACAGCAATAGCTGCTTCCACATCCTCATCAGATGGCTCTCTGTCATAGGTGAAGGGCTGACGATCACGGCCTGGCCCACCAACTTAAGACAAAATACAGTGTTAAGAAATCCTTTCTGTACAATTCACAGGTCACCATTATAATTACATGTCACTGATCAGAAAACATACCTTTAGGAGATTTGCTGACTGAGGCACCTCTTTCCTCTGCTGTTTTTCTTTGTATGGTCTTCAATCGCCATGCAAGGTATCCGGAACCACTCTCCGGATCGTAGTAATGATcctatattattataaataaattataaaggaGTACTATTCCCATTTCATAGAGTGAATATGTGCATAATGTTGCAATAACCCATTTACTTACATATCCATGTTGTGAGTATGGGTCTTCTAGATAGGGAAACAAAGCTACTATCCCCTGTGCATACATCACTCTGACACTTTTGGGGGGGGATGTCCTAGCATATGAATTCAAAGTTAACATCACACTGAATTGATATTGCACAACACATTTTACATAATTAATAACCGGAAAATAATAACAATGTTTCTTTACAGCCCATCTATATGCTTAATGCTTACCCATGTGTTTCTGTCATCTCAGCAGCAAGTATGTTGATCATCTGTCTTCTGGTGGCATCTGTCAGAGATTTGGTTTTTCCATACTCTTGCATAATGCGTTCACCACCAGGCTTTGATGTTAGGATTTTTTCAATCAGCTAtaggtggaaagaaatgtgctTTCCGTAATTGTAAAACAATATGTAATGCTGTCACATGATGAAACAACATTCAGATTGGACTTAACAGCAATGTTCACCACTTACTGCTTTTGCCTCATAGTTTATGTGGCATGGCCTTTTAGGCTGGCTTCCTTCGCCAGCCGCTACTTCTTCAACATCGTCACACACAGTGAAATTCAGAATGATGGTGTCATCAGATGTACCCGagcatgatgatgaatgagaggtATCTGTTCATTatgaaatttgtgcaaaacatagaaacatattacAATAAACTGTTATTTTAAGACAATAAAGGTTCTCATTCTGGCCTTTAAACTAAAAAAACTAATTGAATGAATGAATACCAAGTCCATTGCCCAGCATGATTCTGAAAGTTCCAGGTGACTCCTTTACTAATTCTTCAAAAACATCTGAGTCAACTTCTGTGTCAGACTGGTCATACACCTTAATGtctggctttctgctttctggtatgttgaattttagacacactgttaaaaaaagaagaaaaaaaagaaaaacatgcaTTCCCTTCTCACAAGAATCCAAGTTCATACTTAAGGTTGCCTCATGTGTTCACAAAATGATGAAAGACAAGGATCTGCACCTGATTTTATGTTACTGAAAATATAAAGCACAGCAGAAATGACTATAGACCTAAATAGATATCATAAGATAATAGCTTAATGCTGTATTATTTTGTCATTAGGGTGATATGTATTGCTTTAACCTATTATACCTACCTTCTTTCAAGAAAGCATTGAATGTCAGCTCAGACAGCTTGACGTATTTCTGCTCTTCCCGAGCTGAACACGCAACAGCATTTTGCCTCTGTtaacaaagaaaatatatattcaaaATCATCATTTAGTGCTGGTTCAACTAAGCGTTAGCTAACTATCCATTTATCTCAGTAGTACTAGCTAcgcaatgcactatgcattacttAGGACGTTACACTGCAATTACAAAGGCTGAAGTAGACAAAGTTGTGCTGGTTGAATATAACGTTAAGCTGCCATTTTCTGCAGCAAATGGGTGTAGGCTAGTTCAAGTTTAGAGGCACATTGTCCCATTAGCTACCAAATAACTAGCTATGTGTCAAAGTTAGCTAGCTCATTAGCCATTTTAGTTCGAACAGTAGCTAACCATTAAAATGGTTAAGCAATGTTAAACAAACCCGTCATGCAAATCAGTGATCTAAGTTATCGTTTTATAACACCAACATTAGCTGGCTAACTATCAGAAGCATGCTAACATTACCGTTATATATAGCTTTATAAAAACAGTTAACGTTAGTGTAAGGAAGCCTGGGAAGCTATacaataacgttagctaacaatactatctgtataaatgttttgttgttagcgAACGTTATTTTACGTATTTACCATTCTGACAAACTTCATTCGTGAAAATATTGCAACACAAAGAAAGACAGTTACCGATACTGATTGCAAGCTAGCTAACCGCATGACAAGCACAATCTGCGCTCATGCCAAACGGTGGTGTCCTTCAAACGAACTGATTAGCTAAGTTAACGTTACCTATTTTTAGCCATATGAAACAGCAAGCCATTCACAAAAAATATCAAACATATTCCATGGGTATATCATATAACAGTTATTACTGTCAACCATCTGAACTTACAAGCTAATTTAGCTGGCTGATGACGAGGTCACTGCAAGGGGGACCGCCGCATGGAACTCGTAACTCAAAAATATGACCTTGACATCAGCACAACTCTAAAATTATGTAAAGTTAAAAAATACCGGTTTGGTGTTGAAAAAACGGGATGTAACTTACCTAGCAATATCTGTGGCCTAGCTACTCCTTCGCAATCTTCCTCCACCAACGTACGTGCCAaacttcagcaaagcagagtggcGGGTATTCATCACTGCTGTAGAGTTGAAATTGTCACTGCGTATCTGCAGATTTTTACACTCACTTTTAACTCCACTGATAGAGCAACTTTACTCTCAAAAATGTTGAAAATACTCTATCTGGGTTAAAATAACTTTACTCTGAAATATTAACACCCCATTTTTTACTGTGTACCTGTAAAGAACAGCTCAGCATGCTGAGGTTGATAGCCTACCTGTAAAGAACAGCTCAGCATGCTGAGGTTGATAGCCTGCCTGTAAAGAACAGCTCAGCATGCTGAGGTTGATAGCCTACCTGTAAAGAACAGCTCAGCATGCTGAGGTTGATAGCCTACCTGTAATGAACAGCTCAGCATGCTGAGGTTGATAGCCTACCTGTAAAGAACAGCTCAGCATGCTGAGGTTGATAGCCTACCTGTAAAGAACAGCACAGCATGCTGAGGTTGATAAACTACCTGTAAAGAACATTTCAGCATGCTGAGGTTGAAAGCCTACCTGTAATACCTGAATGAATTTCACTTGATTGGCCCTTGGCTGAGTCGGAATGGTGATCAGAATTACAAACACTCGCAGTAGTTACTGACTGTGCAGCAAAACAATGTTCGATTGACTGGCTGAGTGTCTGACTGAGTAACATTATGTAATTCGCCCTCCCACATATGCAAGGTCTGGAGCGGAGCTGTGTCTAAATCCTTTCATAGGAGCTAACTCTGTCATTTAGCTCCGCTCTGCCATCTAGTGACACACACAACACGCATCGCTGTTCATCAGAAGTGAATTTGACTGTTTTGTGATATTCACCGTGTGCGTAATACCAGTGTAATATCAAAACATTTGCAACATAGGCTACTGGAGGTGATGTTTCAAGTCATTATAATATATTTCTATTCTAGGAGTAAATGTGAGAACTCAGAATATTGTGTGTTCATGAAATGTTGTGTTTTGTTCCACTCAATGTGCACGCGCAAAAGTGCTCATACCATGCGTAAAAGCGCTTTCTCTCAAGTGTGTCTTATTACTACGCTCTCCGGTCTACGTTGGCCATTTTTATCTAAAAAACTAAGTGTTCTGTGTAGTCTCAGCTTGCATGTTTGTACCTTTACTGCCTCgacctctctcctttctcctctctcctctctgcgcgCTACAGCAGCGAGCGCGGGGCGTGCGTAACGTGACAAAGGACCGCCCGTCTCGTCCTCGGCTCCGCCCTCTCTCGGAGTCAGCCTGGTGAAAGTGGAGCCTGCTGAGGAGTCCTCATGCATGTGTCTAGACATTTCCGTGTTTGCGAGCCAAGCTTGCGCTGAATGCGCTCCCGCTGGAAATAAATGAGACTCGCTGAACTGTTGAATGACGTATTATGCCTTGTTTATTATTGTTATCAACCTGACGAACCTGTGgggttataaaaatatatgtatatcaTTAAATACAAATGACTCTTGTTATAAACATCATATTACACCTCTGTATTATAGCAGGGTAAACTATGATATGTTATTATCATATCATAAATTAGTATCATAACTCATACATAAATATTTGCTAGAGCCTATTCATATATTCTCTCAACCATTAGCCCTATATCATAATAGATCATTATAGTCCAAACAAGGTTAACAAGTTGTTCCATGCCTCCCCttatgcagcagtaggcctatgctaCTCTGAATGATATGATTCCATATGATACATCGCATTAGACTGGTTCCCATACATACAGCAATAACTTAATGATATATGTATGGCTGGCTGGGGTAGAAAAAGTCTATAACGTAAGTATGTCTCTTTAAAACGAAGTTTTTCGTGTATACTGGAATGAGGTCAGACATAAAGCTCCTCATTGCACGCGCTGATTATTATTAGATTCCTTTTTGGACCAATGAGAAGAAACTGGGCGTGGTTTTGGCACAaggcagggtagagacagccttGGATTGGCTGAATTGTATCGCCATTATATCTTTGGAAAAGGATAAAACTGCACCGGGAGAAATTAGAGGCTGCTGAAAGTT
It includes:
- the LOC121564548 gene encoding uncharacterized protein LOC121564548; this encodes MSRHMHEDSSAGSTFTRLTPREGGAEDETGGPLSRYARPALAAVARREERGERREVEAVKRQNAVACSAREEQKYVKLSELTFNAFLKEVCLKFNIPESRKPDIKVYDQSDTEVDSDVFEELVKESPGTFRIMLGNGLDTSHSSSCSGTSDDTIILNFTVCDDVEEVAAGEGSQPKRPCHINYEAKALIEKILTSKPGGERIMQEYGKTKSLTDATRRQMINILAAEMTETHGTSPPKSVRVMYAQGIVALFPYLEDPYSQHGYDHYYDPESGSGYLAWRLKTIQRKTAEERGASVSKSPKVGGPGRDRQPFTYDREPSDEDVEAAIAVLRHSADENTVREKMKMTFIYRQAMVNDEAKSSDVFSVFPRFLDTPGLIEQDFRLLFGEATANKFLEKWPTTFKAKVIKESHGLVSTTELLDLMRNAESAAEVENGWDSDMSAILLLLHLLPPSAQGRKRPGKMSAYQAVDQLIRFQKVGTSVQQHLDNITQSSQPLPSRPGIHTEQHSLLLHCG